TGTTGTACGTCCCCGATGGATTGCCGGTGGATGAAGCCCTCGCGCGCACGACGCATCTTTGCGTGGCCGCGCATCAAGACGACATCGAAATCATGGCCTACGACGGCATCATCAAGTGCTTTCAGCAGAAAGACAAGTGGTTTTGCGGCGTTGTGGTGACGAACGGCAGCGGCTCGCCGCGCGACGACGTGTACAAGGACTATACCGACGAGCAGATGCGCGTGATTCGTCAATTGGAGCAGAAGAAGGCCGCGATGGTCGGTGAGTACTCGGCCCAGGCACTGCTCGACTATCCGTCGTCCGCCATCAAAAGCGCGTCCGACACGCGGGCGGTCGAAGACCTTGTGCTCTTGCTGAAGAAGACCCGTCCTCAAGTGGTTTATACGCACAATCTCGCCGACAAGCATGACACGCACGTCGGCGTGACGCTCAAGCTCATCGCGGCGATTCGCAGCCTTCCAAGCAGCGAGCGGCCGCAGGCCCTGTACGGATGCGAAGTGTGGCGCGACCTCGATTGGCTCGTTGATACCGATAAAGTCGCTTTCGATTGTTCCGCGCACGAGAACCTGCAATTCGCCCTGTTGGGCGTGTTCGATTCGCAGGTAGCCGGCGGAAAGCGTTACGATCTTGCCACCTTAGGACGACGACGCGCGCATGCAACGTACCACGCTTCGCACAGCACCGACGCCACGACCGGCATCTGTTTTGGAATGGACCTGACTCCGCTCATCAAAGACGACAGTCTTGACGTGGCCCAATACGTCCAGCAGTTCATCGAACGTTTTGCGAACGATGTGGCTGCGCGTATCGCCAAATTCCGTTAAGCACAAGCAACGAGGTGGGCGCGACGAAGGGATACACTGCGGACACTAGCATGCGAAAGATACGCGCAACGTGCTTCGCGACATTCGTCGCGCTCGCCGTTTGTCTTGGGTGCGGCGCCCCGTCGTTACCCGCTCCCCGCGACACAAAGCATGGCGGCATTGTTACCTTTGGCCCGAACCTCACCGAGACCGTGTTTGCTTTGGGTCAAGGCGATAGGATTGTCGGGATCACATCGTTCTGCGACTATCCTCCCGAAGCCCTTTCAAAAGAAAGACTCGGCGGGTACCTCGATCCGAATTTGGAGCGCATCGCCGTGTTGCGCCCGTCGTTGTTGATTCTCCCCGGTCGCCACGAAAAGCTCTCGGAACTTGCCAAGCAATACAACATCCCGATCCTGAATGCTCACATGGACAACATGGAGTCCATTCACACAAGTATCGTCAATATCGGCGAGGCGTTGGAATGCCCGGATAAGGCCACGGCCCTCTGGAATTCGATCACCGTTCAACTCGATACGATTCGCGAGAAAGTGGGAGGGAAGCCGCGTCCAAAGGTCCTTCTCATCAACACGCGCACGAATCACGACCTGAACAACTTGTTCTCCGTGGGGAAGTCTTCCTTTCTCGCGGAGTTGACAGACGTAGCCGGAGGGGAGAACATCTTCAACGACGTCAACGATCCCTATTTCGAGGCGTCGAAGGAGACTATCGTGATGCGCGCCCCTGACGTAATCGTCGAGTTCCATTCCGGCGAACCGCTCACGCCCGAACAGCAGGCCGAGTTCGTGGCCGATTGGAACGAGCTCCCTTCGTTGCCTGCGGTGCAGAACAAGCGCGTGTACCTCTTCATGGAATCGTACGGATTGCGGCCGGGTCCGCGCATTGCGCTTACCGCACGCAAACTCGCCGAGATGTTACATCCCGGCATCGAGTTACCCGCACCATGACCCGATGCCTCGAAGCACAGTCGCTTGCCTTCGCCTATCCGAAGGGCGGCGACGTGTTCTCGGACGTTTTGATACGAGTTCAGGGCGGCGCGATGACAGGCATCGTTGGGCCGAACGGTTCTGGCAAGAGTACCTTGCTTAGGGTGCTGAGTGGATTCGAGAGAGCCCGTGCAGGGCGTGTTCTTCTTGACGGACGCCCCATCACGTCCTACTCGCATCGCGAGCGCGCGCAAGTTGTCGCGTTTCTTCCGCAAACCGCTACTCCGGTGTTTTCGCTACGAGTATTTGAGGTGGTATGCCTTGGGCGATTCCCTTATCTGGGCGCGCTCGGCGCGAT
This genomic window from Candidatus Hydrogenedentota bacterium contains:
- a CDS encoding PIG-L family deacetylase, giving the protein MYVPDGLPVDEALARTTHLCVAAHQDDIEIMAYDGIIKCFQQKDKWFCGVVVTNGSGSPRDDVYKDYTDEQMRVIRQLEQKKAAMVGEYSAQALLDYPSSAIKSASDTRAVEDLVLLLKKTRPQVVYTHNLADKHDTHVGVTLKLIAAIRSLPSSERPQALYGCEVWRDLDWLVDTDKVAFDCSAHENLQFALLGVFDSQVAGGKRYDLATLGRRRAHATYHASHSTDATTGICFGMDLTPLIKDDSLDVAQYVQQFIERFANDVAARIAKFR
- a CDS encoding helical backbone metal receptor; its protein translation is MRKIRATCFATFVALAVCLGCGAPSLPAPRDTKHGGIVTFGPNLTETVFALGQGDRIVGITSFCDYPPEALSKERLGGYLDPNLERIAVLRPSLLILPGRHEKLSELAKQYNIPILNAHMDNMESIHTSIVNIGEALECPDKATALWNSITVQLDTIREKVGGKPRPKVLLINTRTNHDLNNLFSVGKSSFLAELTDVAGGENIFNDVNDPYFEASKETIVMRAPDVIVEFHSGEPLTPEQQAEFVADWNELPSLPAVQNKRVYLFMESYGLRPGPRIALTARKLAEMLHPGIELPAP